The following are encoded in a window of Mycobacterium vicinigordonae genomic DNA:
- a CDS encoding LLM class flavin-dependent oxidoreductase, with translation MGLLTALRLNMTNIADPAARHGDRYLAALDMAEFADRSGFTAISGEEHHLAATGWLPSPLILAAAIGGRTRNARLSINALIVPLYDPIRLAEDIAVLDNLTQGRFSFVAGLGYRPEEYHAAGKDWSQRGALMDHCLSVLLKAWGDEPFEYDGAVVNVTPKPYTRPHPFFFVGGMTAAAARRAARFGLPFSPPMAMPELVTLYERELEIQGKTGFAYYPENGSTVTLLHPDPDEAWARYGGFIMNETAEYSAWKREGVRRPNETPAASVEELRRLNQVEILTPDQLVDQIGSGRTDVVINPLIGGLPIDEGWASLHRLVDEVLPRI, from the coding sequence ATGGGCCTGCTCACCGCGCTGCGACTCAACATGACCAACATCGCCGACCCCGCGGCACGTCACGGCGACCGATACCTGGCCGCGCTGGACATGGCGGAGTTCGCGGACCGCAGCGGCTTCACTGCGATCAGCGGCGAAGAACACCACCTGGCCGCCACGGGATGGCTGCCGTCACCGCTGATCCTGGCCGCGGCGATCGGGGGGCGCACCCGGAATGCCCGCCTGAGCATCAACGCTCTTATTGTGCCGCTCTACGATCCGATTCGACTGGCCGAGGACATCGCCGTGCTCGACAACCTGACCCAGGGCCGGTTCAGCTTCGTGGCCGGATTGGGCTACCGCCCCGAGGAGTACCACGCGGCCGGCAAAGACTGGTCACAGCGCGGGGCACTGATGGACCATTGCCTCTCGGTGTTGTTGAAGGCCTGGGGCGACGAGCCTTTCGAGTACGACGGGGCCGTGGTCAACGTCACACCCAAGCCGTACACCCGTCCGCACCCGTTCTTCTTCGTCGGCGGTATGACGGCCGCGGCGGCACGGCGGGCGGCACGTTTCGGGCTGCCGTTCTCACCCCCGATGGCGATGCCCGAGTTGGTGACTCTGTACGAGAGGGAGTTGGAGATTCAGGGTAAGACCGGCTTCGCCTACTACCCGGAGAATGGGAGTACCGTCACGCTGCTGCACCCCGACCCGGACGAAGCCTGGGCGCGTTACGGCGGATTCATCATGAACGAGACAGCCGAGTACAGCGCTTGGAAACGTGAAGGTGTGCGCAGGCCCAACGAAACGCCCGCGGCCTCGGTCGAGGAACTGCGTCGGCTCAACCAGGTGGAGATCCTCACTCCCGACCAACTGGTCGACCAGATTGGGAGCGGCAGAACGGATGTCGTGATAAACCCGTTGATCGGCGGGCTGCCTATCGACGAAGGCTGGGCCAGCTTGCATCGACTGGTGGACGAGGTGCTCCCACGCATCTAG
- a CDS encoding TetR/AcrR family transcriptional regulator, whose amino-acid sequence MAGGPTALGRPAGAVGEQTRLRIIDAAMRCVAEVGYSRASIREIARAAGMTSGSLYHYFPNKADLLKATDDEIERIVLPRLRAAAARSDDITDRLEAVLDESRLLNRDHPSLATFLRARRAQGSTRLRHTGPSYPGSKALRVVVTEIVEDARAHGALLSETSVTAAVDAICALTRGLSEQAARLPADAYAATLDSAKQLLRGTLFATPTASA is encoded by the coding sequence ATGGCGGGCGGCCCAACTGCACTCGGTCGTCCGGCCGGCGCGGTCGGCGAGCAGACGCGGCTGCGCATCATCGACGCGGCGATGCGCTGTGTTGCCGAAGTCGGGTATTCGCGCGCATCGATCCGCGAGATCGCCCGGGCAGCCGGCATGACCAGCGGCAGCTTGTATCACTATTTCCCCAACAAGGCCGATCTACTCAAAGCCACTGACGATGAGATCGAACGTATCGTCTTGCCGCGGCTGCGCGCCGCCGCCGCTCGCTCCGACGACATCACCGACCGGCTCGAAGCGGTGCTGGACGAGTCGAGATTGTTGAATCGCGACCATCCGTCGCTGGCGACGTTTCTGCGAGCGAGGCGCGCGCAAGGCAGCACCCGGCTACGACACACCGGTCCGAGCTATCCCGGGTCCAAAGCCCTGCGCGTTGTCGTCACCGAAATCGTCGAGGATGCCCGAGCCCACGGTGCGCTGCTCTCCGAGACCAGCGTGACCGCCGCGGTAGATGCCATCTGTGCCCTCACCCGCGGGCTGTCGGAGCAGGCGGCGCGCCTGCCCGCGGATGCCTACGCCGCGACGCTGGACTCCGCTAAACAACTACTGCGCGGGACGTTGTTCGCCACACCCACCGCTAGCGCGTGA
- a CDS encoding flavin-containing monooxygenase, producing MTETVGSTLDVEALRRKYAEERARRLRPDGIAQYVETAGEFASFAEDPWTDHTFARDPLTDEVDVAIVGAGFGGLLTAVRLRELGVASIRLIDRAADVGGTWYWNRYPGIACDVESYVYIPLLEELGYIPEYKYAPGAEIFAHCRRIAEHYDLYRNACLKTDVHQIRWNADTSRWIIKTNHGDVMRAKFVSMANGYQAKPKLPGIPGISTFRGHMFHTSRWDYAYTGESLENLTGKRVGIIGTGATAVQCVPHLAVAAQRLYVFQRTPSSVDVRANSPTDPQWANTLRPGWQRERIQNFQILTSGGQAERDLVADAWTSITRKLPVMRHDTDTTLSPEQRTRDIELADFAKMDEIRARVADIVVDHATAEALKPWYGYFCKRPCFHDDYLQTFNRDNVTLVDTRGLGVQEITEAGVVVDGVTYELDCLIFATGFEVGTDYCRRSGFELVGRDGVSLTERWRDGVRTFQGLCANGFPNCFIESIAQAGLTVNFPYLLDVQATHAAWIIAWALEHGVCEVEPSAAAEAAWVDTVLQRSAATTQRAKTCTPGYYNREGKADNKTRQGSFFFGGPTEYADILQAWRAAGDLEGFELRRDHP from the coding sequence TTGACCGAGACTGTGGGGAGCACGCTGGACGTCGAGGCGCTGCGTCGGAAGTATGCCGAGGAGCGGGCCCGGCGGTTACGACCCGACGGGATCGCGCAGTATGTGGAGACCGCGGGGGAGTTCGCGAGTTTCGCCGAGGATCCTTGGACGGACCATACGTTCGCGCGTGACCCCCTCACCGACGAAGTGGACGTCGCGATCGTCGGCGCCGGCTTCGGTGGGTTGCTCACTGCTGTGCGATTGCGGGAACTCGGTGTCGCGAGCATCCGGCTGATCGATCGGGCCGCAGACGTCGGCGGCACCTGGTATTGGAATCGCTACCCGGGCATCGCCTGCGACGTCGAGTCCTACGTGTACATCCCGCTGCTCGAAGAGCTCGGCTACATCCCGGAATACAAGTACGCCCCGGGCGCGGAGATCTTTGCGCACTGCAGGCGCATCGCCGAGCATTACGACCTGTACCGCAATGCCTGCCTGAAGACCGATGTCCATCAAATACGCTGGAATGCAGACACTTCCCGCTGGATCATCAAGACCAATCACGGTGATGTGATGCGGGCGAAATTCGTCTCGATGGCTAACGGCTATCAGGCCAAGCCCAAATTGCCCGGTATCCCCGGCATCAGTACTTTCCGCGGCCACATGTTCCATACCAGCCGGTGGGACTACGCCTATACCGGCGAGAGCCTGGAGAACCTGACCGGCAAGCGGGTCGGCATCATCGGTACCGGAGCGACCGCGGTGCAGTGCGTGCCGCACCTGGCCGTGGCGGCGCAGCGGCTGTATGTTTTCCAGCGCACACCCTCGTCGGTCGATGTGCGCGCCAACAGCCCGACAGATCCACAGTGGGCCAACACCTTACGGCCCGGTTGGCAGCGCGAACGCATCCAGAACTTCCAGATCCTGACCTCCGGCGGGCAGGCGGAGCGAGATCTGGTTGCCGACGCCTGGACGAGCATCACCCGCAAGCTGCCGGTGATGCGACACGACACCGACACGACCCTCAGTCCCGAGCAACGGACCCGCGACATCGAACTCGCCGACTTCGCAAAGATGGATGAGATCCGCGCGAGGGTGGCCGACATCGTGGTCGATCACGCCACCGCGGAGGCGCTCAAGCCGTGGTACGGGTACTTCTGCAAACGGCCTTGTTTCCACGATGACTACCTACAGACGTTCAACCGCGACAACGTGACTCTGGTAGACACGCGTGGTCTGGGCGTGCAAGAGATCACCGAGGCGGGTGTGGTTGTCGATGGCGTGACGTATGAGCTCGATTGTTTGATCTTCGCCACGGGTTTCGAGGTGGGCACCGACTACTGTCGCCGCAGCGGCTTCGAGTTGGTCGGCCGCGACGGCGTGTCTCTGACCGAACGGTGGCGCGACGGGGTCCGCACCTTTCAGGGTTTGTGCGCCAACGGTTTTCCGAACTGCTTCATCGAAAGCATCGCCCAGGCGGGGTTGACGGTGAACTTCCCTTACCTACTCGACGTGCAGGCCACCCACGCCGCGTGGATCATCGCGTGGGCCCTGGAACACGGTGTCTGCGAGGTCGAGCCGTCGGCCGCCGCCGAAGCCGCCTGGGTGGACACGGTGCTGCAGCGGTCGGCGGCGACCACCCAGCGGGCCAAAACTTGCACACCCGGCTATTACAACCGAGAAGGTAAGGCGGACAACAAGACTCGGCAGGGCAGCTTCTTCTTCGGTGGGCCTACTGAATATGCCGACATTCTTCAGGCGTGGCGTGCGGCCGGGGACCTCGAGGGTTTCGAGTTGCGTAGAGATCACCCGTGA
- a CDS encoding TetR/AcrR family transcriptional regulator, whose amino-acid sequence MDDVNFARPRGRPPLPFDRILGTALDLVDECGADALSMRSLAQRLGSGTATLYRHFGDRAELIAMVVDRMLGEVTIDARQPWDRACIAFAHSMFDALSRHGNVASLLVGHVPMGANALAHREAVLSLLLENGFSGRTAARTYATLSRYVLGFAMQVRGSASTERDEDELAAAFGRLDPERYPATSAAAGALPVSLADEFDFGLRLLVSGLRRLEPR is encoded by the coding sequence ATGGACGATGTCAACTTCGCCAGGCCCCGCGGGCGCCCGCCGCTGCCGTTTGACCGGATCCTCGGTACCGCACTCGATCTCGTGGACGAATGCGGCGCTGATGCGCTGTCGATGCGATCGTTGGCGCAGCGCCTCGGCTCGGGTACCGCCACGTTGTACCGACATTTCGGCGACCGGGCAGAACTGATCGCCATGGTCGTCGACCGGATGCTCGGTGAAGTGACGATAGACGCGCGGCAACCCTGGGATCGCGCGTGTATCGCGTTTGCGCACAGTATGTTTGATGCGCTGAGTCGCCACGGCAATGTTGCGTCGTTGCTTGTCGGCCACGTGCCGATGGGCGCCAACGCGCTAGCCCATCGCGAAGCGGTGCTATCGCTACTGCTCGAAAACGGCTTCAGCGGGCGCACCGCCGCGCGCACTTACGCCACCCTGTCGCGCTACGTCCTCGGATTCGCGATGCAGGTTCGGGGTTCAGCGTCCACCGAACGCGACGAAGACGAGCTAGCGGCGGCGTTTGGACGACTGGACCCCGAGCGGTACCCCGCGACGTCGGCCGCCGCCGGCGCACTGCCGGTGTCGCTGGCCGACGAGTTCGATTTCGGGCTGCGACTGCTGGTGTCCGGACTGCGCCGGCTCGAGCCGCGTTAG
- a CDS encoding TetR/AcrR family transcriptional regulator — translation MTRTQLGRPVGASGEETRQRIIVATMRCVAEVGYAKATIREIARMAGVTSASLYNYFPNKSELMKATIAARGEVAMPRLQQAAQGSGGVVDRIAAVLDECGHLMREYPDLAAFEWAIRAEHTEIAAGLDHSHTEGPRFETFREIIAGVVDDAYRNGELRDRQDSGSAVDAVYALVYGLTELAAAVSPHDYQAALGAAKVLVRGSLFGSGRPADT, via the coding sequence ATGACCCGGACACAGCTGGGCCGTCCCGTCGGCGCCAGCGGCGAAGAGACCCGGCAGCGCATCATCGTTGCCACTATGCGGTGCGTCGCGGAGGTCGGCTATGCGAAGGCGACGATCCGAGAGATCGCCCGGATGGCTGGCGTGACCAGCGCCAGCCTGTACAACTATTTCCCGAACAAGTCGGAGCTGATGAAGGCGACGATCGCGGCCCGCGGCGAGGTCGCCATGCCGCGCCTTCAGCAGGCCGCCCAGGGGTCCGGAGGGGTGGTCGACCGGATTGCCGCGGTGCTCGACGAATGTGGTCATCTCATGCGCGAGTATCCGGATCTGGCCGCGTTCGAGTGGGCGATTCGGGCCGAGCACACCGAAATCGCGGCCGGGCTCGACCATTCCCACACCGAAGGCCCGCGGTTCGAAACGTTCCGCGAGATCATCGCGGGCGTCGTCGACGACGCCTATCGCAACGGCGAGCTGCGCGACCGGCAAGATTCGGGCAGCGCCGTCGATGCCGTCTACGCGCTCGTTTACGGCTTGACCGAATTGGCGGCCGCCGTGTCGCCGCACGACTACCAGGCCGCGTTGGGCGCTGCCAAAGTGCTGGTCAGAGGATCGTTGTTCGGGTCGGGGCGGCCTGCCGACACTTGA
- a CDS encoding cutinase family protein: MIGRFIGSAAVVAAGVSSAMLSIPMPSASAEPCPDVEVVYARGTGEEGLGATGQAFVDALRPRIGTQSLGVYSVNYPASEEWATGIDGIRDAGAHVNSMATACPKTKMVLSGFSQGAAVMGFVTSAKVPDGVDPATVPKPLDPAVADHVSSVVLFGTPNVRAMEFLGQPAVAIGPLYQAKTLKVCAPDDPVCSEGMNFAAHNSYADDGAMIDQGVAFAAAHLGGPPPAPAGFGN, encoded by the coding sequence ATGATCGGTAGGTTTATTGGTTCCGCGGCCGTTGTCGCCGCGGGCGTGAGTTCGGCAATGTTGTCAATCCCGATGCCGTCCGCGTCAGCAGAGCCTTGCCCCGATGTCGAGGTGGTCTATGCGCGCGGTACCGGCGAGGAAGGTCTGGGCGCGACCGGGCAGGCCTTCGTCGACGCTCTGCGACCACGAATAGGCACGCAATCGCTGGGCGTGTACTCGGTCAACTATCCCGCGAGTGAGGAGTGGGCAACCGGCATCGATGGCATCCGCGACGCCGGGGCGCACGTCAACTCGATGGCGACGGCCTGCCCGAAGACGAAGATGGTGCTCTCCGGCTTCTCCCAGGGCGCGGCGGTGATGGGATTCGTCACGTCCGCCAAGGTCCCCGACGGAGTCGACCCGGCCACCGTGCCCAAACCATTGGATCCCGCTGTCGCCGACCACGTCTCCTCGGTCGTGCTGTTCGGGACGCCCAACGTGCGGGCCATGGAATTTCTCGGCCAGCCGGCAGTCGCCATCGGTCCGCTGTATCAAGCCAAGACGCTGAAGGTGTGCGCACCAGACGACCCGGTGTGTTCGGAGGGCATGAACTTCGCCGCGCACAATTCGTACGCGGATGACGGCGCGATGATCGACCAGGGCGTCGCATTCGCCGCCGCGCACCTCGGGGGCCCACCGCCCGCCCCGGCCGGTTTCGGCAACTAA